One Desulfovibrio sp. ZJ209 genomic window carries:
- the nifJ gene encoding pyruvate:ferredoxin (flavodoxin) oxidoreductase, whose translation MAKMKTMDGNNATAHIAYALSETAAIYPITPSSVMGEVMDELAAHGQVNVLGEKVTVREMQSEAGAAGAVHGMLAGGSLTSTYTASQGLLLMIPNMYKIAGELLPGVFHVSARALASHALSIFGDHQDVMACRQTGFNFLCSASVQECMDLALVAHLSAIDSSLPFCHFFDGFRTSHEVQKIEVIDYKDIPGLVNWDKVAEFRAAAMNPEHPSIRGTAQNPDIYFQNCEACNLYYDAVPAIVAENMKKVESITGRRYHLFDYVGHPEADRVIISMGSSCEVIEETVNYLNEKLGERVGLVKVRLFRPFSAEHLMRAIPASVTCLTVLDRTKERGAQGEPLYQDVCTAFLEKGEAPTIVGGRYGLGSKDFTPGMAKAVFDNMKSLQPKNHFTVGITDDVTHLSLEVDEELDTVAAGTVQCKFFGFGSDGTVGANKQAVKIIGDNTDLYAQAYFAYDSKKSGGLTVSHLRFGKKPITAAYLITQADYIACHKQAYVTEYDLLEGIKDGATFVLNSNWTLEDMEKQLPAAMKRKIARKKLKFYNIDAVKVAQEVGLGGRINMIMQTVFFKLANVIPFEQAVDLLKASIKKTYGLKGDKVVNMNIAAVEKSAAALEEIKYPESWADTTEGAVVTHPHDDEYVRDIVRPILAQQGDKLPVSAMDPAGFMPVGTAACEKRGVAIKIPEWQVGNCIQCFQCSFVCPHAAIRPILATEEELKDAPATFVTKDAIGKDLKGLKLRIQVYPEDCLGCGSCANVCPAKEKALVMEPLATQLAAQKANLEFAEEHVSLKDDILPRDTVKGSQLQQPLQEFSGACGGCGETPYVKVLTQLFGERMLVANATGCSSIWGASSPTTPYCANRKDGFGPAWGNSLFEDAAEYGYGIEEAYLSRRNRLASIVKAALEDKAASPELKEALQGWLDNKDDAEGSRKYGEMIMGRLDGFDSPLAADLWDMDDLYTKKSVWIFGGDGWGYDIGYGGLDHVLASGADINVLLMDTEVYSNTGGQSSKATPLGAVAQFAAAGKRTGKKDLGRMAMTYGYVYVASIAMGADMQQTLKAFREAEAYKGPSLIIAYAPCINQGLKKGMGMSMLEAKTAVQIGYWPLYRYNPDLATKEQKNPFQLDSKAPTGDFTAFLEGENRYASLDKTRPEISKVLKQDLAEAYAQRYALYKQLADLPFPGTWPGKEEA comes from the coding sequence ATGGCGAAAATGAAAACCATGGACGGCAATAACGCCACCGCGCATATTGCCTACGCGCTGTCGGAAACGGCGGCCATCTATCCCATCACGCCTTCCTCGGTCATGGGCGAGGTCATGGACGAGCTGGCCGCCCACGGGCAGGTCAACGTCCTCGGCGAGAAGGTCACGGTGCGCGAGATGCAGTCCGAGGCGGGCGCGGCCGGCGCGGTGCACGGCATGCTCGCCGGCGGCAGCCTGACCTCCACCTACACGGCCTCGCAGGGCCTTCTGCTCATGATCCCGAACATGTACAAGATCGCCGGCGAGCTGCTCCCCGGCGTCTTCCATGTGTCGGCGCGCGCGCTCGCGAGCCACGCGCTCTCCATCTTCGGCGACCACCAGGATGTCATGGCCTGCCGCCAGACCGGCTTCAACTTCCTCTGCTCCGCCTCGGTGCAGGAGTGCATGGACCTCGCTCTCGTGGCGCATCTCTCGGCCATTGATTCCAGCCTGCCCTTCTGCCACTTCTTTGACGGCTTCCGCACCTCGCACGAAGTGCAGAAGATCGAGGTCATCGACTACAAGGACATCCCGGGCCTCGTGAACTGGGACAAGGTGGCCGAGTTCCGCGCCGCGGCCATGAACCCCGAGCACCCGAGCATCCGCGGCACCGCGCAGAACCCGGACATCTATTTCCAGAACTGCGAGGCCTGCAACCTCTATTATGACGCCGTGCCCGCCATCGTGGCCGAGAACATGAAGAAGGTGGAGTCCATCACCGGGCGCCGCTACCACCTCTTCGACTATGTGGGCCACCCCGAGGCCGACCGCGTGATCATCAGCATGGGTTCGTCCTGTGAGGTCATCGAGGAGACGGTCAACTACCTCAACGAGAAGCTGGGCGAGCGCGTGGGCCTTGTGAAAGTGCGCCTGTTCCGGCCCTTCTCCGCCGAGCACCTCATGCGCGCCATCCCGGCCAGCGTCACCTGCCTCACCGTGCTCGACCGCACCAAGGAGCGCGGCGCCCAGGGCGAGCCGCTCTACCAGGACGTGTGCACCGCCTTCCTCGAAAAGGGCGAGGCCCCGACCATCGTGGGCGGCCGCTACGGCTTGGGCTCCAAGGACTTCACGCCCGGCATGGCCAAGGCCGTGTTCGACAACATGAAGTCGCTCCAGCCCAAGAACCACTTTACCGTGGGCATCACCGACGACGTGACCCACCTTTCGCTGGAAGTGGACGAGGAGCTGGACACCGTGGCCGCCGGCACCGTGCAGTGCAAGTTCTTCGGCTTCGGCTCCGACGGCACCGTGGGCGCCAACAAGCAGGCCGTGAAGATCATCGGCGACAACACGGACCTCTACGCCCAGGCCTATTTCGCCTATGACTCCAAGAAGTCCGGCGGCCTCACGGTCTCGCACCTGCGCTTCGGCAAGAAGCCCATCACCGCCGCCTACCTCATCACCCAGGCCGACTACATCGCCTGCCACAAGCAGGCCTATGTCACCGAGTACGACCTGCTCGAGGGCATCAAGGACGGCGCGACCTTCGTTCTCAACTCCAACTGGACCCTCGAGGACATGGAAAAGCAGCTTCCCGCGGCCATGAAGCGCAAGATCGCCCGCAAGAAGCTCAAGTTCTACAACATCGACGCCGTGAAGGTGGCGCAGGAAGTGGGCCTCGGCGGCAGGATCAACATGATCATGCAGACGGTCTTCTTCAAGCTCGCCAACGTCATCCCCTTCGAGCAGGCCGTGGACCTGCTCAAGGCCTCCATCAAGAAGACCTACGGCCTCAAGGGCGACAAGGTCGTCAACATGAACATCGCCGCCGTGGAGAAGAGCGCCGCGGCCCTCGAGGAGATCAAGTATCCCGAGTCCTGGGCCGACACCACCGAGGGCGCCGTTGTCACGCATCCGCATGACGACGAATACGTCCGCGACATCGTGCGGCCCATCCTGGCCCAGCAGGGCGACAAGCTGCCCGTCTCCGCCATGGACCCGGCGGGCTTCATGCCCGTGGGCACGGCGGCCTGCGAAAAGCGCGGCGTGGCCATCAAGATCCCCGAATGGCAGGTGGGCAACTGCATCCAGTGCTTCCAGTGCTCCTTCGTGTGCCCGCACGCGGCCATCCGGCCCATCCTCGCCACCGAGGAGGAGCTCAAGGACGCGCCCGCGACCTTCGTCACCAAGGACGCCATCGGCAAGGATCTCAAGGGCCTCAAGCTGCGCATCCAGGTCTACCCCGAGGACTGCCTCGGCTGCGGCTCCTGCGCCAATGTGTGCCCTGCCAAGGAGAAGGCCCTCGTCATGGAGCCGCTGGCCACCCAGCTCGCCGCGCAGAAAGCCAACCTCGAGTTTGCGGAAGAGCACGTTTCCCTCAAGGACGACATCCTGCCGCGCGACACGGTGAAGGGCTCGCAGCTCCAGCAGCCCCTGCAGGAGTTCTCGGGCGCCTGCGGCGGCTGCGGCGAGACGCCGTATGTCAAGGTGCTCACCCAGCTCTTCGGCGAGCGGATGCTCGTGGCCAACGCCACGGGCTGCTCCTCCATCTGGGGCGCCTCCTCGCCGACCACGCCCTACTGCGCCAACCGCAAGGACGGCTTCGGCCCGGCCTGGGGCAACTCCCTCTTTGAGGACGCGGCCGAATACGGCTACGGCATCGAGGAGGCCTACCTCTCGCGCCGCAACCGCCTCGCCTCCATCGTCAAGGCCGCCCTCGAGGACAAGGCCGCCTCGCCCGAGCTCAAGGAAGCCCTCCAGGGCTGGCTCGACAACAAGGACGACGCCGAGGGCTCCCGCAAGTACGGCGAGATGATCATGGGCCGTCTCGACGGCTTTGACAGCCCGCTGGCCGCGGACCTCTGGGACATGGACGACCTCTACACCAAGAAGAGCGTCTGGATCTTCGGCGGCGACGGCTGGGGCTATGACATCGGCTACGGCGGCCTCGACCATGTGCTCGCCAGCGGCGCGGACATCAACGTGCTGCTCATGGACACCGAGGTGTATTCCAACACCGGCGGCCAGTCCTCCAAGGCCACGCCGCTCGGCGCGGTGGCGCAGTTCGCGGCCGCGGGCAAGCGCACCGGCAAGAAGGACCTCGGCCGCATGGCCATGACCTACGGCTATGTGTATGTGGCCTCCATCGCCATGGGCGCCGACATGCAGCAGACCCTCAAGGCCTTCCGCGAGGCCGAGGCCTACAAGGGCCCCTCGCTCATCATCGCCTACGCCCCCTGCATCAACCAGGGCCTCAAGAAGGGCATGGGCATGAGCATGCTCGAGGCCAAGACGGCCGTGCAGATCGGCTACTGGCCGCTCTATCGCTACAACCCGGACCTCGCCACCAAGGAACAGAAGAACCCCTTCCAGCTCGACAGCAAGGCGCCCACGGGCGACTTCACGGCCTTCCTGGAAGGCGAGAACCGCTATGCCTCGCTGGACAAGACCCGGCCCGAGATCTCCAAGGTGCTCAAGCAGGATCTCGCCGAGGCCTATGCCCAGCGCTACGCCCTCTACAAGCAGCTGGCCGACCTGCCCTTCCCCGGCACCTGGCCCGGCAAGGAAGAGGCGTAA
- the pta gene encoding phosphate acetyltransferase, with the protein MKHNALYITATGPTTGKSAIALGAMQMLTRTMRNVAIFRPIINEPQLDDRDPDINLMLQHFKLNMDYSDTFAYTHAEARDIINQGSRNLLLENIIQKFKKILELHDFVLCIGTDFLGKDPVFEFELNAEIAANLGAPVMLVTSGDNVTAKDISDSLHLTLEALEPYAIDIIATIINRSSLSQTELDELRKSLGKDDKNALVYAVPNDPSLGRATMNDVKKGLDAEVLFGGNRLDALVGDYLVAAMHIDNFLNYIEKDQLIITPGDRTDILLAAIASRLSSATPDIAGVLLTGGLEPPASVRKLIEGWSGAPLPILLTKAHTYRTITALQEIYGLIEPDDTRKINTVLGLYEHHVNGKEIANRLLSGQRSGRMTPMMFEFELIERAKSDKMRIVLAEGLDERILRATDILLRREVADITLLGDIDAIHAKARSLGLDVAGARLIDPVKAADFDKYAETYYELRKAKGITPEQARDIMSDATYYATMMVKLDDADGMVSGAVNTTAHTIRPAFEFIKTRPGFSVVSSVFLMCLKDRVLVFGDCAVNPNPTAQQLAEIAIASAHTAKVFGIDPRVAMLSYSTGTSGKGADVDVVVEATKIAKEMAPDLALEGPLQYDAAIDPIVARTKMPDSQVAGRATVFIFPDLNTGNNTYKAVQRAAQAIAIGPVLQGLNKPVNDLSRGCTVPDIVNTVAITAVQAAADKKNAKK; encoded by the coding sequence ATGAAACACAACGCCCTGTACATCACCGCCACCGGGCCCACCACGGGCAAGAGCGCCATCGCCCTGGGCGCCATGCAGATGCTCACGCGCACCATGCGCAACGTGGCCATCTTCCGCCCCATCATCAACGAGCCGCAGCTGGACGACCGCGACCCGGACATCAACCTCATGCTCCAGCACTTCAAGCTGAACATGGACTATTCCGACACCTTCGCCTACACCCACGCCGAGGCCCGCGACATCATCAACCAGGGCTCGCGCAACCTGCTTCTGGAGAACATCATCCAGAAGTTCAAGAAAATCCTGGAACTGCACGATTTCGTGCTCTGCATCGGCACGGACTTTCTCGGGAAAGACCCGGTGTTCGAGTTCGAGCTCAACGCCGAGATCGCGGCCAACCTGGGCGCGCCTGTGATGCTCGTGACGAGCGGCGACAATGTGACGGCCAAGGACATCAGCGATTCCCTGCACCTCACCCTCGAGGCGCTGGAGCCCTACGCCATCGATATCATCGCCACCATCATCAACCGCTCGAGCCTCTCCCAGACCGAGCTGGACGAACTGCGCAAGAGCCTCGGCAAGGACGACAAGAACGCCCTCGTCTACGCCGTGCCCAACGACCCCTCGCTGGGCCGCGCCACCATGAACGACGTGAAGAAGGGCCTCGACGCCGAGGTGCTCTTCGGCGGCAACCGCCTGGACGCCCTCGTGGGCGACTACCTCGTGGCGGCCATGCACATCGACAATTTCCTCAATTATATCGAGAAAGACCAGCTCATCATCACCCCCGGCGACCGCACGGACATCCTGCTCGCGGCCATTGCCTCGCGCCTCTCCTCGGCCACGCCGGACATCGCGGGCGTGCTGCTCACGGGCGGGCTCGAGCCCCCGGCCTCGGTGCGCAAGCTCATCGAGGGCTGGAGCGGCGCGCCGCTGCCCATCCTGCTCACCAAGGCGCACACCTACCGCACCATCACGGCCCTGCAGGAGATCTACGGCCTCATCGAGCCGGACGACACCCGCAAGATCAACACCGTGCTCGGCCTCTACGAGCACCACGTCAACGGCAAGGAGATCGCCAACCGCCTGCTCTCCGGCCAGCGCAGCGGCCGCATGACGCCCATGATGTTCGAGTTCGAGCTCATCGAGCGCGCCAAGAGCGACAAGATGCGCATCGTGCTCGCCGAGGGGCTGGACGAGCGCATCCTGCGCGCCACGGACATCCTGCTCCGCCGCGAGGTGGCCGACATCACCCTCTTGGGCGACATCGACGCCATCCACGCGAAAGCTCGCTCCCTGGGCCTCGACGTGGCCGGGGCGCGCCTCATCGACCCGGTGAAGGCCGCGGATTTCGACAAGTACGCCGAGACCTACTACGAGCTGCGCAAGGCCAAGGGCATCACGCCCGAGCAGGCGCGCGACATCATGAGCGACGCCACCTATTACGCCACCATGATGGTCAAGCTCGACGACGCGGACGGCATGGTCTCCGGCGCGGTGAACACCACGGCGCACACCATCCGCCCGGCCTTTGAGTTCATCAAGACGAGGCCCGGCTTCTCGGTGGTCTCGTCCGTGTTCCTCATGTGCCTCAAGGACCGCGTGCTCGTGTTCGGCGACTGCGCGGTGAACCCCAACCCCACGGCGCAGCAGCTCGCCGAGATCGCCATCGCCTCGGCGCATACGGCCAAGGTGTTCGGCATCGACCCGCGCGTGGCCATGCTCTCCTACTCCACGGGCACGTCCGGCAAGGGCGCGGACGTGGACGTGGTGGTGGAAGCCACCAAGATCGCCAAGGAAATGGCCCCGGACCTCGCGCTCGAGGGCCCGCTCCAGTATGACGCGGCCATCGACCCCATCGTCGCCAGGACCAAGATGCCCGACAGCCAGGTGGCCGGCCGGGCGACCGTGTTCATCTTCCCGGACCTCAACACCGGCAACAACACCTACAAGGCCGTGCAGCGGGCCGCGCAGGCCATCGCCATCGGCCCGGTGCTCCAGGGCCTCAACAAGCCGGTCAACGACCTCTCGCGCGGCTGCACGGTGCCCGACATCGTGAACACGGTGGCCATCACGGCCGTGCAGGCGGCAGCGGACAAGAAGAACGCCAAGAAATAA
- a CDS encoding acetate kinase has protein sequence MKVLVINAGSSSCKYQLLEMDTKTVLCSGIAERIGQQNGRLTHKIAPGTDRENKIIRDEDFPTHVEAMELVIALLTDPDVGVIKDKGEIHAIGHRVLHGGEAITQPVLVDRHVKDVIKECFLLGPLHNPANLMGIEVAEKLFPGVPNVAVFDTAFGMGMPPDAYMYALPYEYYEELQLRRYGFHGTSHKYIARKTAEYLGKPLDELNSVTMHLGNGSSMTCVKHGKCYDTSMGLTPLEGLIMGTRCGSIDPAIVPFLQEKKGYTAPEVDTIMNKKSGLLGICGFTDMRDVHAEIEKGNERARLALEMLVRSIRKMLGAYIFLLDGKPDAIVFTAGIGENDPIVREKVCENLESVGIRLDAKENDTRKPGARTISAPDSRIRVLVIPTDEELEIAEATVKVVEKR, from the coding sequence ATGAAAGTTCTGGTCATCAACGCTGGCTCTTCCTCGTGCAAGTACCAGCTTCTGGAAATGGACACCAAGACCGTGCTCTGCTCCGGCATCGCCGAGCGCATCGGCCAGCAGAACGGCCGCCTGACGCACAAGATCGCGCCTGGCACCGACCGTGAGAATAAGATCATCCGCGACGAGGACTTCCCCACCCATGTGGAGGCCATGGAGCTCGTCATCGCGCTCCTCACCGACCCGGATGTGGGCGTCATCAAGGACAAGGGCGAGATCCACGCCATCGGCCACCGCGTGCTCCACGGCGGCGAGGCCATCACCCAGCCCGTGCTCGTGGACCGGCACGTCAAGGATGTCATCAAGGAGTGCTTCCTGCTCGGGCCCCTGCACAACCCGGCCAACCTCATGGGCATCGAGGTGGCGGAAAAGCTCTTCCCGGGCGTGCCCAATGTGGCGGTGTTCGACACGGCCTTCGGCATGGGCATGCCGCCGGACGCCTACATGTACGCGCTCCCCTATGAGTATTACGAGGAGCTCCAGCTCCGCCGCTACGGCTTCCACGGCACCTCGCACAAGTACATCGCGCGCAAGACGGCCGAATACCTCGGCAAGCCGCTGGACGAGCTCAATTCCGTCACCATGCACCTTGGCAACGGCTCGTCCATGACCTGCGTGAAGCACGGCAAGTGCTATGACACGAGCATGGGCCTGACGCCGCTGGAAGGCCTCATCATGGGCACGCGCTGCGGCAGCATCGACCCGGCCATCGTGCCCTTCCTGCAGGAGAAAAAGGGCTACACCGCGCCGGAAGTGGACACCATCATGAACAAGAAGTCGGGCCTCCTGGGCATCTGCGGCTTCACGGACATGCGCGATGTCCACGCGGAAATCGAGAAGGGCAACGAGCGCGCCAGGCTGGCGCTGGAAATGCTCGTGCGCAGCATCCGCAAGATGCTCGGCGCCTATATCTTCCTTTTGGACGGCAAGCCGGACGCCATCGTGTTCACGGCCGGCATCGGCGAGAACGACCCCATCGTGCGCGAAAAGGTGTGCGAAAACCTCGAGAGCGTGGGCATCAGGCTGGACGCCAAGGAAAACGACACCCGCAAGCCCGGCGCCCGCACCATCTCCGCGCCGGACAGCCGCATCCGCGTCTTGGTGATCCCCACCGACGAGGAGCTGGAAATCGCCGAAGCGACCGTGAAGGTGGTGGAAAAGAGATAG
- a CDS encoding class I SAM-dependent methyltransferase codes for MKSLRDRVKALAEKRARKPVQDVPKTPLEVCIKQWSPALLAHDVTVANKIEHNKWQPALQALCNKPGVDILEIGSRSVIFGGGQRAVFPQANYTGFDIYPGVGVDVVGDAHMLSSYFTKKFDLILSLAVFEHLAMPWIAAQEIAKLLKVGGYVFIETHYSYSSHERPWHFFQFSEEALKVLFSEKMGFRCIEAGVSNPIVGFFSEYASPYLRYQPVGGLYCHSAYLGQKIADMPFSWDSVRDVAEWLPTHYPKKTENP; via the coding sequence ATGAAGAGTTTACGGGACAGGGTGAAGGCGCTGGCAGAGAAGCGTGCCCGGAAACCTGTACAAGATGTGCCCAAGACTCCCCTTGAAGTATGCATAAAACAATGGTCTCCGGCCCTCCTCGCCCATGATGTAACAGTCGCAAACAAGATAGAACATAACAAATGGCAACCGGCATTGCAGGCGCTATGCAACAAACCGGGGGTCGATATCCTCGAGATTGGCTCACGCAGCGTCATCTTCGGCGGGGGTCAAAGAGCGGTTTTCCCTCAAGCAAACTATACGGGTTTTGATATTTATCCCGGGGTGGGTGTCGATGTGGTTGGCGACGCACACATGCTCTCTTCCTACTTTACGAAGAAATTTGACCTGATCCTTTCTCTGGCTGTTTTTGAACACCTCGCGATGCCGTGGATAGCCGCGCAGGAAATTGCAAAACTCCTCAAAGTCGGCGGCTATGTGTTCATAGAAACCCATTATTCGTATTCAAGCCATGAACGTCCCTGGCATTTTTTCCAGTTCAGCGAAGAGGCATTGAAAGTGCTGTTTTCCGAAAAAATGGGCTTCAGGTGCATTGAGGCCGGGGTGAGCAATCCCATTGTGGGCTTTTTTTCGGAATACGCCAGTCCGTATTTGCGATATCAACCTGTAGGGGGCCTCTATTGCCATAGTGCCTACCTTGGACAAAAAATCGCCGATATGCCTTTTTCCTGGGACAGTGTCAGGGATGTTGCCGAGTGGCTCCCGACACACTACCCCAAAAAAACTGAGAATCCATAA
- a CDS encoding helix-turn-helix transcriptional regulator, with protein MENEERIAKKHMPGIVRRYRALAGLSQQQLADSMGVSKGFISALEGGRSVPNLDMLVVLASALNVRPGELVDAMVEAAGKEHRAPGTCPKN; from the coding sequence ATGGAAAATGAAGAGCGCATCGCCAAAAAGCACATGCCCGGCATCGTCAGGCGCTATCGGGCCCTGGCGGGCTTGTCGCAGCAGCAGCTCGCCGACAGCATGGGCGTGAGCAAGGGCTTTATTTCGGCGCTGGAAGGGGGCAGGAGCGTGCCCAATCTCGACATGCTCGTGGTGCTCGCCTCGGCGCTCAATGTGCGGCCAGGCGAGCTTGTGGACGCCATGGTGGAGGCGGCGGGAAAGGAGCACCGGGCGCCGGGGACTTGCCCCAAAAACTGA
- a CDS encoding FAD-dependent oxidoreductase: MAEKILIIGGVALGPKAAARCKRLAPDAEVTLVDENTFISYGGCGIPYYVSAEVQNLDELRATNAGVVRDPEFFRALKGVNVLTRTRAVSIDRKLKTVLVQKLDENREEVLPYDKLVLATGATPRMPDVEGAKLGHVLSLTRLEAARTIREACEARKVNEAVIVGGGFIGLEAAVALADMWGVKVSVVEMMDQILPGALSHTLALMAQHECEANKVSVYTSEKVVRLEGENGLVTKVITDKRELPAQLVIFAAGFIPNGQLAKAAGLEVAPFGGILVDDHLRTNDPLIYAGGDCAAVRNIITGKPGYIPMGSEANRQGRVIGSNLAGVDATFPGYVGTWAVKLFGMSFCGTGFTPAKARAAGFDAVGVAIEQLDRAHFYPEKKMMSLEIVVEKGTRRVLGLQGACVDGDALKARIDAVAGVLQYARPVLEDISNLEVAYAPPFAAAMDAVNTVANVADNVLSGRFRPVTGDEFMELWKHRKENNIFFMDTRPPKAGKAIQDREPDWHSIPLEELKARMGEIPRDRPVALICNSGLRAYESLLILANNGITDTVNSMGGMQAVNKMGLKP, translated from the coding sequence ATGGCGGAAAAGATCCTGATCATCGGCGGCGTTGCGCTGGGGCCCAAGGCGGCCGCCCGCTGCAAGCGCCTTGCGCCGGATGCCGAAGTGACCCTTGTGGACGAGAATACCTTTATTTCTTACGGCGGCTGCGGCATCCCCTACTATGTGTCCGCCGAGGTGCAGAACCTTGACGAGCTGCGGGCCACCAATGCCGGCGTGGTGCGCGACCCGGAATTTTTCCGCGCGCTCAAGGGCGTCAACGTGCTCACGCGCACGCGCGCCGTCTCCATCGACCGCAAGCTCAAGACCGTGCTCGTGCAGAAGCTGGACGAGAACCGCGAGGAAGTGCTGCCCTATGACAAGCTCGTGCTCGCCACCGGCGCCACCCCGCGCATGCCTGACGTGGAAGGGGCCAAGCTGGGCCACGTGCTCTCGCTGACGCGCCTGGAGGCGGCCCGCACCATCCGCGAGGCCTGCGAGGCGCGCAAGGTGAACGAGGCCGTCATCGTGGGCGGTGGCTTCATCGGCCTCGAGGCGGCCGTGGCGCTGGCCGACATGTGGGGCGTGAAGGTGAGCGTGGTCGAGATGATGGACCAGATCCTCCCCGGCGCGCTCTCGCACACGCTGGCGCTCATGGCGCAGCACGAGTGCGAGGCCAACAAGGTCTCGGTCTACACCTCGGAGAAGGTCGTTCGCCTCGAGGGCGAGAACGGCCTCGTCACCAAGGTCATCACCGACAAGCGCGAGCTCCCGGCGCAACTCGTCATCTTCGCGGCCGGCTTCATCCCCAACGGCCAGCTCGCCAAGGCCGCCGGCCTTGAGGTGGCGCCCTTCGGCGGCATCCTCGTGGACGACCATTTGCGCACCAATGACCCGCTCATCTACGCGGGCGGCGACTGCGCGGCCGTGCGCAACATCATCACCGGCAAGCCGGGCTACATCCCCATGGGCAGCGAGGCCAACCGCCAGGGCCGGGTCATCGGCTCCAACCTGGCCGGCGTGGACGCCACCTTCCCCGGCTATGTGGGCACCTGGGCGGTGAAGCTCTTCGGCATGTCCTTCTGTGGCACGGGCTTCACGCCCGCCAAGGCGCGCGCCGCGGGCTTCGACGCCGTGGGCGTGGCCATCGAGCAGCTGGACCGGGCGCATTTCTACCCGGAAAAGAAGATGATGAGCCTCGAGATCGTGGTGGAGAAGGGCACGCGCCGCGTGCTCGGCCTGCAGGGCGCCTGCGTGGACGGCGACGCGCTCAAGGCCCGCATCGACGCCGTGGCCGGCGTGCTCCAGTACGCCAGGCCCGTGCTCGAGGACATCTCCAACCTCGAGGTCGCCTACGCGCCGCCCTTCGCCGCGGCCATGGACGCGGTGAACACGGTGGCCAACGTGGCGGACAACGTGCTCTCCGGGCGCTTCCGGCCCGTCACGGGCGACGAGTTCATGGAACTCTGGAAGCACCGCAAGGAAAACAACATCTTCTTCATGGACACGCGCCCGCCCAAGGCCGGCAAGGCCATCCAGGACCGCGAGCCCGACTGGCACTCCATCCCGCTGGAAGAGCTCAAGGCCCGCATGGGCGAAATCCCGCGCGACCGGCCCGTGGCCCTCATCTGCAACTCGGGCCTGCGCGCCTATGAGAGCCTGCTCATCCTCGCCAATAACGGCATCACCGATACGGTGAACTCCATGGGCGGGATGCAGGCCGTGAACAAGATGGGCCTCAAGCCGTAG